In Entomomonas moraniae, one DNA window encodes the following:
- a CDS encoding alpha-hydroxy acid oxidase: MTTITNIDDLRVLAKRRVPKMFYDYVDSGSWTESTYKANTDDFQKIKLRQKVARNMEGRTLTRTMLGTAMTMPVAIAPTGLTGMIHPDGEILAARALANFGCRYTLSTMSICSLEDIAEQVAKPFWFQLYVMRDRDFMLSLIERSKAAGCDALTVTLDLQIIGQRHKDLKNGLSVPPKPTLKNWINLFTKQAWCWKMLKTKHRSFGNIVGHVKGIDDPSSLFSWTSKQFDPTLNWNDLEWIKKAWGGKLIVKGILDAEDAKIAANSGADAIIVSNHGGRQLDGACSSIQVLPSIVEALKESAVEVWLDSGIRSGQDVLKAIALGAQGTLIGRAYLYGLGAMGEAGVTKALEIIRNELDLTMAFCGLTDINQVDQHILLESTIPHL; the protein is encoded by the coding sequence ATGACAACAATTACCAATATTGACGACTTGCGCGTTCTAGCTAAACGTCGTGTTCCAAAGATGTTTTATGACTATGTCGACTCAGGTTCCTGGACTGAATCCACCTATAAAGCTAACACAGACGACTTCCAAAAAATAAAACTTCGCCAAAAAGTTGCACGCAATATGGAGGGGCGAACCTTAACAAGAACTATGTTAGGTACAGCGATGACAATGCCTGTAGCAATTGCACCCACAGGCTTAACAGGAATGATTCATCCTGACGGAGAAATACTTGCCGCCAGAGCCTTAGCCAATTTTGGTTGTCGTTATACCCTTTCTACCATGAGTATTTGCTCCTTAGAAGATATTGCAGAGCAAGTTGCAAAACCTTTTTGGTTTCAACTCTATGTCATGCGTGATAGAGATTTTATGCTGAGCCTTATTGAAAGATCCAAGGCAGCAGGTTGCGATGCACTTACAGTAACTTTAGATTTACAAATTATTGGTCAACGCCATAAAGACTTAAAAAATGGTCTATCTGTACCACCAAAACCCACACTCAAAAACTGGATCAACCTATTCACCAAACAGGCATGGTGCTGGAAAATGTTAAAAACCAAACACCGCTCTTTTGGTAATATTGTAGGGCATGTTAAAGGAATTGATGATCCAAGCTCTCTTTTCTCATGGACCAGTAAACAGTTTGATCCAACCCTTAACTGGAATGACCTGGAATGGATTAAGAAAGCATGGGGTGGCAAACTCATTGTAAAAGGTATTTTAGATGCCGAGGATGCCAAAATAGCTGCTAACTCAGGCGCTGATGCCATTATTGTGAGTAACCATGGAGGACGTCAACTAGATGGTGCCTGCTCAAGTATTCAAGTATTACCTTCTATTGTAGAAGCATTAAAAGAGTCAGCCGTTGAAGTTTGGTTAGACAGTGGTATACGCTCTGGACAAGATGTTTTAAAAGCTATTGCTTTGGGTGCCCAAGGCACACTTATTGGTCGTGCGTACCTTTATGGTTTAGGTGCCATGGGTGAAGCAGGTGTCACCAAGGCTCTTGAAATTATTCGTAACGAGCTTGATTTAACAATGGCTTTTTGTGGCTTAACCGATATCAACCAAGTCGACCAGCATATTCTTTTAGAAAGTACTATTCCTCACTTATAA
- a CDS encoding PIG-L deacetylase family protein: MSKKQQLLKKHRQKKRFILIGFAIFILTWLVASIFAPVLACFIPILLIAIWVIHETWLADHLFYSPKQDYLYQFPAETLQCQASLNQNTLAIKGELTDELDTLFLAINIKSSLTGLFFDPYILIEDGQVNDRQDFERGSKGLRYINLSGLANSLKQGQIKLFAKHCKIMGEPRLYGFKNPDYTQQKIMVIAPHADDAELAAFGQYSQAKEASIITLTQGEIEAEHYQNIFNLTQQEAAQLKGRLRSWDSIATPLWGGIRTTNSVQLGYYCLQLKAMQQSPEQNFASKESGETDTRLVRIFNTLPLPSDNDGLPTGYNLKNDLVFLIEHFKPEVIMMPHPELDPHEDHIAASLLVDEVLQTTTWQPTTQLLYANHLPDNDRWPMGPAYNGMALPPMTENLPAYRLWSPVLSRQTQIDKAMALAMQHDLQPPISTKRRLRRFIQKLLTKRNHPTSGENDFFRKAVRKQELFWVKPIQSK; encoded by the coding sequence ATGAGTAAAAAACAACAGCTTCTAAAAAAACACCGCCAAAAGAAACGATTTATTTTAATAGGCTTTGCTATATTTATTCTTACTTGGTTAGTCGCCTCTATTTTTGCCCCTGTGCTTGCTTGTTTTATCCCAATTCTTTTAATCGCTATTTGGGTTATTCATGAAACATGGCTGGCTGATCATTTATTTTACTCGCCTAAACAAGATTATCTCTATCAATTTCCTGCCGAAACATTACAATGCCAAGCTTCTCTCAACCAGAATACTTTAGCCATTAAGGGCGAACTTACAGACGAGTTAGATACGCTTTTTTTAGCGATTAATATCAAAAGCTCATTGACAGGCCTTTTTTTTGATCCCTATATTTTAATTGAAGATGGTCAAGTTAACGATCGACAAGATTTTGAACGAGGCTCCAAAGGACTACGTTACATTAACCTGTCAGGACTTGCTAACTCATTAAAACAAGGCCAGATTAAACTCTTTGCAAAGCACTGTAAAATAATGGGTGAACCAAGACTTTACGGCTTTAAAAACCCTGATTACACACAGCAAAAAATCATGGTCATTGCCCCCCATGCAGATGATGCGGAGCTAGCAGCATTTGGACAATACAGCCAAGCCAAAGAAGCCAGTATTATCACTTTAACCCAAGGTGAAATAGAAGCCGAACATTATCAAAACATCTTTAATCTTACTCAACAAGAAGCTGCACAACTCAAAGGTCGCCTAAGAAGTTGGGATAGCATTGCTACCCCGCTATGGGGAGGAATCCGAACAACCAACAGCGTGCAGTTGGGTTATTATTGTTTACAACTTAAAGCCATGCAACAATCACCAGAGCAAAATTTTGCTTCAAAAGAATCAGGTGAAACAGACACGAGACTTGTACGCATTTTTAATACATTGCCGCTACCTAGCGATAACGATGGTTTACCGACAGGGTATAACTTAAAAAATGATTTAGTCTTTCTAATAGAACACTTTAAGCCTGAGGTGATTATGATGCCCCACCCTGAGCTTGACCCTCATGAAGACCATATTGCTGCAAGCTTACTGGTTGACGAAGTATTGCAAACAACAACATGGCAACCTACTACGCAACTGCTCTACGCGAATCATCTACCTGATAATGACCGTTGGCCGATGGGTCCTGCCTATAACGGAATGGCTTTACCCCCAATGACAGAAAATTTACCTGCCTATAGATTGTGGAGCCCTGTATTAAGTAGGCAAACTCAAATCGATAAAGCCATGGCACTGGCTATGCAACATGATTTACAACCACCAATATCCACTAAAAGGCGCCTACGTCGCTTTATTCAAAAACTGCTAACTAAGCGCAATCACCCAACGTCTGGTGAAAATGACTTTTTTCGCAAAGCCGTTCGTAAGCAAGAATTATTTTGGGTAAAACCCATTCAATCCAAATAG
- the bioB gene encoding biotin synthase BioB, with product MTSNKVRHDWRLDEVMDLLAMPFNDLIFKAQTVHRQYFDANQVQVSTLLSIKTGACPEDCKYCPQSGHYDTGLDKEKLLEVQKVLEEAKAAKEIGSTRFCMGAAWKHPTAKDMPYVLEMVKGVKALGLETCMTLGRLTQEQATQLAHAGLDYYNHNLDTSPDFYTNIITTRTYSERLQTLAYVREAGMKICSGGILGMGESLKDRANLLIQLANLPEHPESVPINNLVKVKGTPLENAEEIDPFDFIRMLAVARIMMPKSHVRLSAGREQMNEQMQALAFLAGANSIFYGDRLLTTSNPQTIKDQALFAKLGIKPEARQDHADEVHQAAIEQAIVEQRQSALFYDAAKA from the coding sequence ATGACATCTAATAAAGTTAGACATGATTGGCGTTTAGACGAGGTAATGGATTTATTAGCCATGCCGTTCAATGATTTGATATTCAAGGCGCAAACTGTTCATCGCCAATATTTTGATGCTAACCAAGTTCAGGTTTCAACGCTCCTTTCTATTAAAACAGGTGCGTGCCCTGAGGATTGTAAATACTGCCCGCAATCAGGCCATTATGATACGGGGCTGGATAAAGAAAAGCTGTTAGAAGTACAAAAGGTTTTAGAAGAAGCAAAAGCTGCTAAAGAGATTGGTTCTACTCGTTTTTGTATGGGTGCGGCTTGGAAGCACCCAACGGCTAAAGATATGCCGTATGTGCTAGAAATGGTAAAAGGAGTAAAAGCGTTAGGCCTTGAAACTTGTATGACACTAGGTCGTTTAACACAAGAGCAAGCTACTCAGTTAGCACATGCAGGTTTAGATTACTATAATCATAACCTAGATACCTCACCAGATTTTTATACTAATATTATTACTACTCGTACCTATAGTGAGCGCCTCCAAACATTAGCCTATGTGAGAGAAGCGGGGATGAAAATTTGCTCGGGTGGTATTTTGGGGATGGGCGAGTCGTTAAAAGATCGAGCGAATTTATTGATTCAATTAGCCAACTTACCTGAGCACCCAGAAAGTGTTCCGATTAATAATCTAGTTAAGGTAAAAGGAACACCTTTAGAGAATGCTGAAGAAATTGATCCGTTTGATTTTATTAGAATGCTCGCAGTGGCAAGAATTATGATGCCGAAATCACATGTACGTCTATCCGCAGGGCGTGAACAAATGAATGAACAAATGCAAGCGTTGGCCTTTTTAGCGGGGGCTAACTCTATTTTCTATGGTGATCGCTTACTTACAACCAGTAATCCACAAACCATCAAGGATCAAGCCTTATTTGCTAAATTGGGAATAAAACCCGAGGCCAGACAAGATCACGCTGATGAAGTTCACCAAGCCGCAATAGAGCAAGCCATTGTGGAGCAACGTCAATCAGCATTATTTTACGATGCAGCTAAGGCTTAG
- a CDS encoding DHA2 family efflux MFS transporter permease subunit codes for MSISQKYTRAELVLVTIVLAIATFMQVLDSTIANVAVPTISGELGVSSTVGTWVITGFGAANAVSIAASGFLAKKVGEVRLLLISTALFTLFSFLAGISNSIGTLIFFRVLQGAVAGPVIPLSQSLLLRSYPPIMKNMAMAFWSMTVILAPVVGPILGGYICYNYTWSWIFFINIPLGIAIVIIGIPLLKRLETKPQVIPFNFISLGLLTIGVGCLQIMLDKGNQLGWFASKQIIILAIISVVSLTYLVIGELFSKNPTVDFSLFKSRNFTIGTLSVSLAYMAYFGAIVLIPQLLQEVYGYTALWAGIALAPIGIIPILISAPLAKLSNKVDIRFVITTSFVFYAICFFWRAFTYTPNMGLAEVVWPQFIQGIAVACFLMPLTTLTLTGLPENRLASATSLSNFFRTLAGSVGTSITTTMWSNNAALHHSQLVENINPYNPESTLTYQTLERIGLSLQQIPSYLNQQINDQSLIMSANDIFWLSGCTFILLIMMIWFAKPSQKVN; via the coding sequence GTGAGTATTAGTCAAAAGTATACAAGGGCGGAGTTAGTACTTGTTACGATCGTGTTAGCCATTGCTACGTTTATGCAAGTGTTAGATTCAACCATTGCCAATGTTGCGGTTCCAACCATCTCAGGAGAACTTGGGGTGTCTAGTACTGTAGGTACTTGGGTAATCACAGGGTTTGGTGCCGCTAATGCGGTTTCTATTGCAGCATCTGGTTTTCTTGCAAAAAAAGTAGGTGAAGTAAGGTTATTGCTTATTTCTACAGCTCTTTTTACCTTATTTTCATTTTTAGCAGGTATTTCTAATAGTATAGGTACTTTGATTTTCTTCAGGGTATTACAAGGAGCCGTTGCGGGCCCCGTCATTCCTCTATCACAAAGTCTTTTATTAAGAAGTTATCCTCCCATAATGAAGAATATGGCCATGGCCTTTTGGTCCATGACGGTGATTCTAGCACCAGTGGTAGGCCCTATTCTAGGTGGCTATATTTGTTATAACTATACGTGGTCTTGGATTTTCTTTATCAATATTCCTTTGGGTATTGCTATCGTTATCATTGGCATTCCACTACTAAAACGCTTGGAAACCAAGCCACAAGTAATCCCTTTTAACTTTATTAGCTTAGGTTTACTCACGATCGGAGTTGGCTGTTTACAAATCATGTTAGATAAAGGGAATCAACTGGGTTGGTTTGCCTCTAAACAAATCATCATTTTAGCGATTATTTCAGTTGTTTCGCTCACTTACCTCGTTATTGGTGAGCTTTTTAGCAAGAACCCTACGGTAGATTTTTCTCTGTTTAAATCTCGTAATTTTACTATCGGCACATTATCTGTCAGCTTAGCCTATATGGCTTATTTCGGTGCTATTGTGCTCATCCCGCAACTATTACAAGAGGTTTATGGCTACACTGCACTCTGGGCAGGTATTGCCTTGGCACCTATTGGAATTATTCCCATCCTTATTTCAGCTCCTTTGGCTAAATTATCTAATAAAGTCGATATTCGCTTTGTGATTACAACAAGCTTTGTCTTTTACGCTATTTGCTTTTTCTGGAGAGCCTTTACTTATACTCCCAATATGGGACTTGCAGAGGTTGTGTGGCCTCAGTTTATTCAGGGTATTGCCGTTGCTTGCTTTTTAATGCCTTTAACGACGCTAACCCTCACTGGGTTACCTGAGAATAGACTGGCTTCAGCTACCAGCTTATCAAACTTTTTTAGAACACTGGCGGGTTCTGTAGGAACCTCTATTACAACCACCATGTGGAGTAACAACGCAGCCTTGCACCATAGTCAATTAGTTGAAAACATTAATCCTTATAATCCCGAAAGTACTTTAACTTATCAAACATTAGAGCGCATAGGGCTTAGTTTACAACAAATCCCCTCCTATCTTAATCAGCAGATTAATGATCAGTCATTAATTATGTCAGCCAATGACATATTCTGGTTAAGTGGTTGTACTTTTATTTTGTTAATCATGATGATTTGGTTTGCTAAACCTTCTCAAAAAGTTAATTAG
- a CDS encoding amino acid permease: MTQATTSNGNSLKRSLKARHLSMIAIGGSIGTGLFVASGKTIAQAGPGGALLSYIVVGIMVYFIMTSLAELAAFMPTPGSFATYSAEYVDESFGFAMGLNYWYNWAVTIAVDLVSLQLVMAYWLPYIDGWKWSALFLLVMFWINYISVKGFGEAEFWFSLIKVVTVIIFIVLGVLMIFGILNGGDAGGWKNWTIGEAPFVGGFSAMIGVAMIVGFSFQGTELVGIAAGESQDPGKNIPIAIRRVFWRILLFYVLAILIISFLIPYTDPRLLSNDTTDIAVSPFTLVFQHAGLLSAATVMNAVILTAVLSAGNSGMYASSRMLYALARGRKAPAIFAKLSENGVPRNALYATTFIAMLCFLTSLFESQEVYGWLLSISGMTGFIAWLGIAISHYRFRKGYVKQGLDLSKLPYKAGSFPFGPIFAFVVCMTIVIGQDYQAFLADSLDWKRIISTYVGLPLFVTIWLGYKYIKRTKFVRYEQMKFPEFKE, translated from the coding sequence ATGACTCAGGCAACAACTAGTAATGGAAACTCATTAAAACGATCATTGAAAGCGCGTCATCTCTCTATGATTGCGATTGGTGGCTCAATTGGGACAGGGCTTTTTGTTGCCTCTGGTAAAACCATTGCTCAAGCAGGCCCCGGCGGTGCTTTATTGTCTTACATCGTCGTTGGTATTATGGTTTACTTCATCATGACGAGTTTGGCTGAGCTTGCTGCTTTTATGCCGACCCCTGGTTCATTCGCTACTTATAGTGCTGAATACGTTGATGAAAGTTTTGGCTTTGCGATGGGGCTTAATTATTGGTATAACTGGGCAGTGACCATTGCAGTGGATCTGGTTTCGCTGCAACTGGTTATGGCTTATTGGCTACCCTATATTGATGGTTGGAAATGGAGTGCCTTGTTTTTATTGGTCATGTTTTGGATTAATTATATTTCAGTAAAAGGATTTGGTGAGGCGGAGTTCTGGTTTTCATTAATTAAAGTAGTGACTGTCATTATATTTATTGTGCTAGGTGTCTTAATGATTTTTGGCATTTTAAACGGTGGTGACGCAGGTGGTTGGAAAAACTGGACAATAGGGGAGGCGCCTTTTGTCGGTGGGTTTTCTGCCATGATTGGCGTGGCGATGATTGTGGGCTTTTCTTTTCAGGGCACAGAATTAGTAGGTATTGCAGCAGGGGAGTCACAAGACCCAGGTAAAAATATTCCGATTGCTATTCGTCGTGTGTTTTGGCGTATTTTGTTATTTTATGTATTAGCTATTTTGATTATTAGTTTTTTGATTCCTTACACTGATCCACGTTTGTTAAGTAATGATACGACAGATATTGCTGTTAGCCCTTTTACTCTGGTTTTTCAGCATGCTGGTTTGTTATCAGCGGCAACGGTAATGAATGCTGTTATTTTAACAGCGGTATTATCAGCAGGTAATTCGGGGATGTACGCTTCCTCTCGAATGCTTTATGCACTAGCCCGTGGGCGTAAAGCGCCTGCTATTTTTGCCAAGCTTTCCGAAAATGGCGTTCCTCGTAATGCGCTTTATGCCACAACATTTATTGCTATGCTATGTTTTTTAACCTCCTTATTCGAAAGCCAAGAGGTCTATGGTTGGTTATTAAGTATTTCTGGCATGACAGGGTTTATCGCATGGTTAGGGATTGCTATTAGTCATTACCGTTTTAGAAAAGGTTATGTCAAGCAAGGATTAGATTTATCAAAATTACCCTATAAAGCAGGCTCTTTTCCTTTTGGGCCTATTTTTGCCTTTGTGGTTTGTATGACCATTGTTATCGGTCAAGATTACCAAGCCTTTCTAGCTGATAGTCTTGATTGGAAAAGAATTATCTCAACTTATGTTGGCTTACCTTTGTTTGTAACTATTTGGCTTGGTTATAAATACATTAAACGAACGAAGTTTGTGCGTTATGAGCAAATGAAATTTCCTGAATTTAAAGAATAG
- the bioF gene encoding 8-amino-7-oxononanoate synthase, with the protein MSFDLASRCTAQKEQHLYRTRLNLQSPQTPEVTINGQRYLAFCSNDYLGLAAHPKVIEALSLGAKKWGVGGGASHLVIGHSEPHHELEVALAQWTKRERALLFSTGYMANLAAVTALVGKNDTVLEDRLNHASLLDAGLLSGARFLRYQHNNADNLQLRLKRSQGNTLVVTDGVFSMDGDMADLPTLCQTAKAHQAWVMVDDAHGMGVLGRTGAGLVEHFGLTVDDVPVLMGTLGKAFGTSGAFIAGSEELIEYLIQFARPYIYTTSQSPAIACATLQSLRLIEQESWRREHLNSLIEQFKEGAKHIGFPLMESQTAIQPILIGNSEAAMLFSEKLKQQAILVTAIRPPTVANGSARLRITLTAAHTANHVEHLLDALASCWKQMSETTP; encoded by the coding sequence ATGAGTTTTGATTTAGCCTCACGTTGCACTGCTCAAAAGGAGCAGCATCTTTATCGAACCCGTTTAAATTTACAAAGCCCTCAAACACCAGAAGTTACTATTAACGGACAACGCTATTTGGCCTTTTGCAGTAATGATTATTTAGGCTTGGCTGCTCATCCCAAAGTAATTGAGGCGCTTTCTCTTGGTGCAAAAAAATGGGGGGTGGGTGGTGGTGCTTCTCATTTGGTGATTGGTCATAGTGAACCGCATCATGAATTAGAGGTTGCATTAGCACAGTGGACTAAACGTGAGCGCGCCTTATTGTTCTCTACGGGGTATATGGCTAACCTAGCCGCTGTTACCGCGCTTGTAGGAAAAAATGATACGGTATTAGAAGATCGTTTAAACCATGCGTCATTATTGGATGCAGGGCTTTTAAGTGGTGCAAGATTTTTGCGTTATCAGCATAATAATGCGGACAATCTTCAATTACGTTTAAAAAGATCTCAAGGTAATACACTGGTGGTTACTGATGGTGTCTTTAGTATGGACGGCGATATGGCGGATTTACCGACACTTTGTCAAACGGCTAAAGCTCATCAGGCTTGGGTAATGGTTGACGATGCGCATGGTATGGGAGTTTTAGGTCGTACAGGGGCAGGGCTAGTTGAGCATTTTGGTTTAACAGTTGATGATGTTCCCGTATTAATGGGTACATTAGGCAAAGCTTTTGGTACATCAGGGGCTTTCATTGCAGGCAGTGAGGAACTTATAGAATACCTTATTCAATTTGCGCGCCCTTATATCTATACTACCAGTCAGTCTCCTGCTATTGCTTGCGCAACGTTACAGAGCTTACGGCTGATCGAACAAGAGTCATGGCGAAGAGAGCATTTAAATAGCTTAATCGAGCAGTTTAAAGAGGGGGCAAAACATATTGGTTTCCCTTTAATGGAGAGTCAAACAGCCATTCAGCCTATTCTTATCGGTAACAGTGAAGCAGCGATGTTGTTTTCAGAGAAACTAAAACAACAAGCTATCTTAGTAACGGCTATTCGTCCGCCGACTGTTGCTAATGGAAGTGCAAGGCTTCGTATTACTTTAACGGCAGCTCATACAGCAAACCATGTTGAACATTTATTAGATGCTTTAGCAAGTTGTTGGAAGCAGATGAGCGAGACTACCCCATGA
- a CDS encoding EmrA/EmrK family multidrug efflux transporter periplasmic adaptor subunit, with product MSTDNLSNNNAPTTNQLDTKKSHNLRKRLLMLLTTASFLLLFIGYGAYWLLVLRYQVYTDDAYVKGLQIPIVAQVRGNVTKVFFENTNIVHAGDIVVELDDTDAKLAYENAKHQLAEAVRKIQTIYQENIGYEAAIEEQKISLARAERDYQRRSILGSNGAVSQETLQHAKETMEIAKSALAVAKQKLKSNQALLLNTELAKQPSILVAADNVRNAWVNLQRTVIRAPMDGYVARRSVQVGSQVDSTTPLMVIVPTNPMWVDANFKETQLNNIRIGQPVKITSDFYGDDIVFQGTVEGINMGTGSAFSLLPAQNATGNWIKIVQRLPVRIRLDNEQSKKYPLMIGLSMNVTIDIEDTNGKRLQVKQRTTPAFQSNATVVNVSQANHIINNIIQENTTEIN from the coding sequence ATGAGTACAGATAATTTGAGCAATAACAACGCACCAACAACCAACCAATTAGATACTAAAAAAAGTCATAATCTTAGAAAAAGATTACTTATGTTACTAACAACCGCCAGTTTTCTATTATTATTTATAGGCTACGGTGCCTATTGGCTCTTGGTATTACGCTATCAAGTCTATACTGATGATGCTTACGTAAAAGGGTTGCAGATACCTATCGTGGCACAAGTGCGCGGTAATGTGACCAAAGTTTTTTTTGAAAATACTAATATTGTTCATGCTGGCGATATTGTTGTTGAATTAGATGATACCGACGCTAAACTCGCCTACGAAAATGCAAAACATCAACTGGCTGAAGCTGTCAGAAAAATCCAAACCATTTATCAAGAAAACATTGGTTATGAAGCAGCGATTGAAGAACAAAAAATATCGCTTGCTAGAGCTGAAAGAGACTACCAAAGACGGTCTATATTGGGTAGTAATGGAGCTGTGTCTCAAGAAACATTACAACATGCCAAAGAAACAATGGAAATTGCAAAATCTGCACTGGCTGTTGCCAAGCAAAAATTAAAAAGTAACCAAGCTCTTCTGTTAAATACAGAGCTTGCTAAGCAGCCTTCAATTCTTGTTGCAGCTGATAATGTTAGGAATGCATGGGTTAACTTACAACGAACTGTTATCCGTGCGCCAATGGATGGTTATGTGGCAAGAAGAAGTGTCCAAGTGGGGTCACAAGTTGACTCAACAACCCCTTTAATGGTGATTGTTCCAACCAATCCTATGTGGGTTGATGCCAATTTTAAAGAAACACAATTAAATAATATTCGTATTGGTCAACCCGTAAAAATAACAAGTGATTTCTATGGTGATGACATTGTATTTCAAGGGACAGTTGAGGGGATAAATATGGGTACAGGTAGCGCTTTCTCGTTACTACCTGCACAAAATGCAACAGGAAACTGGATTAAGATTGTACAACGCCTCCCTGTCCGTATTCGTCTAGATAATGAGCAATCGAAAAAATATCCTCTGATGATTGGCTTATCGATGAATGTTACGATAGATATTGAGGATACCAATGGTAAAAGGCTTCAAGTAAAACAACGAACAACCCCTGCTTTTCAAAGTAATGCAACGGTTGTTAATGTATCCCAAGCCAATCACATTATTAACAATATCATTCAAGAAAATACAACGGAGATTAATTAA
- a CDS encoding GNAT family N-acetyltransferase, with translation MLLNKLQWFRERGWHEINANDYEKIWYTYGGSVATHPTIIKKLSTLANTPVRYLGWQQEGDWVGAIACWDDALALSRDQLKKKGKRGLFDLGNAEIILPLADNAQITLRHKARYLSTLNQPQINNWQPQKEQLAIARPLEEYSKKFRYNQRRELRLLEEAGGIIKSIADFSSEELASMYCDLFFKRWNFQVPSAPTQAEVFELLREFMVGSVIFLDNAPIAIQVLYQVESPKWISIEYVNGGVDPQERNFSPGSVLSFINLQATWEYANKQNKPLRYSFGKADREYKERWCNRIDVGVSG, from the coding sequence GTGCTACTCAATAAGTTACAATGGTTTCGTGAAAGAGGTTGGCATGAGATTAATGCCAACGACTATGAAAAAATATGGTACACCTACGGCGGTAGTGTTGCTACGCACCCAACCATTATTAAAAAACTTTCTACACTGGCTAATACTCCAGTACGTTACCTTGGTTGGCAACAAGAAGGTGATTGGGTAGGAGCTATTGCCTGCTGGGATGATGCACTGGCACTTTCACGAGATCAATTAAAGAAAAAAGGTAAACGCGGCTTATTTGACTTAGGCAATGCAGAAATTATTTTACCTTTGGCAGATAATGCACAGATTACCCTTCGTCATAAAGCTCGTTATTTATCCACACTAAATCAGCCTCAAATCAATAATTGGCAACCACAAAAAGAACAATTGGCCATTGCTCGGCCGCTTGAAGAGTACTCAAAAAAGTTCCGCTATAATCAACGACGTGAATTACGTCTACTTGAAGAGGCTGGTGGTATTATTAAGTCCATTGCCGACTTTTCTTCTGAAGAACTCGCTAGTATGTATTGTGACCTGTTCTTTAAACGCTGGAACTTTCAAGTGCCTAGCGCCCCGACTCAAGCAGAAGTTTTTGAACTACTCCGCGAATTTATGGTGGGATCTGTCATCTTTTTAGACAATGCCCCTATTGCCATTCAAGTTCTTTACCAAGTAGAGTCACCTAAATGGATCAGTATTGAATACGTTAATGGCGGTGTCGATCCTCAAGAGCGTAATTTTAGCCCCGGCAGTGTATTAAGCTTTATAAACCTACAAGCCACATGGGAATACGCTAATAAACAAAATAAACCTCTGCGCTATTCGTTTGGTAAAGCAGACCGAGAATATAAAGAACGTTGGTGTAATCGTATTGATGTAGGAGTGAGTGGCTAA